In a single window of the Arcobacter sp. CECT 8986 genome:
- the metG gene encoding methionine--tRNA ligase — protein MEETCKNVYITTPIYYVNDVAHIGHAYTTIIADMLARYSRLTGHNTYFLTGTDEHGQKIAQSAEARGKTPKEYADEVSGKFRALWDNFDISYDKFIRTTDEEHKLGAQKAFEKMYNKGDIYKGEYEGFYCVSCETFFTEKQLIDEQFCPDCGKPTSIVKEESFFFKLSKYEDRLLKWYEENEDCILPRSKKNEIVNFVKSGLRDLSISRTSFEWGVKLPEAINEPKHVMYVWLDALINYISALGYGSNEEKFEFWPASVHLVGKDILRFHAIYWPAFLMSLELPLPKHIAAHGWWTRDGEKMSKSKGNVVDPKQVADAYGLDAFRYFMLREVPFGQDGDFSQKALIDRINSDLGNDLGNLLNRISGMSGKYFDFKVSSVDVEKYHAKELEEVNAILENVEELIFNMQINRFLEELWKVLTIANKAIGDYEPWTKMKEGKTEEAMALVALITNIMARVSVLLQPVMPEKIAKIATSLGIEINTELYNKIIVNKELLSDTVITKVDQLFPRVEEPLIEQAPEAKTEKSQTEKETNKEEEPDNLITIDKFFETTIKVGTIVEAQEVPKSKKLLKLQVDLGEGKNRQVLAGIKEYYSADELVGTQACVVANLKPAKLMGMLSEGMLLAAKDENGLCLVRPEKTKISGTKIS, from the coding sequence ATGGAAGAAACTTGTAAAAATGTATATATCACAACACCAATTTATTATGTAAATGACGTAGCACATATTGGACATGCATATACTACAATAATTGCAGATATGCTTGCTAGATATTCTAGACTTACTGGACACAATACATACTTTTTAACAGGTACAGATGAGCATGGACAAAAGATTGCTCAAAGTGCTGAGGCAAGAGGAAAAACACCAAAAGAGTATGCAGATGAAGTTTCAGGTAAATTTAGAGCATTATGGGATAATTTTGATATTTCATATGATAAATTTATAAGAACTACAGATGAAGAACACAAACTAGGTGCACAAAAAGCATTTGAAAAAATGTACAACAAAGGTGATATTTATAAAGGTGAGTATGAAGGTTTTTATTGTGTATCATGTGAAACTTTCTTTACTGAAAAACAACTAATAGATGAACAATTTTGTCCAGATTGTGGTAAACCTACTTCAATAGTAAAAGAAGAGAGTTTTTTCTTTAAACTATCAAAATATGAAGATAGATTATTAAAATGGTATGAAGAAAATGAAGATTGTATTTTACCTAGATCTAAAAAGAATGAAATTGTTAACTTTGTAAAAAGTGGATTAAGAGATTTATCTATTTCTAGAACATCTTTTGAATGGGGTGTTAAACTTCCAGAAGCAATAAATGAACCAAAACATGTTATGTATGTTTGGCTAGATGCACTTATTAACTATATCTCTGCACTAGGATATGGAAGTAATGAAGAAAAATTTGAATTTTGGCCTGCAAGTGTTCATTTAGTAGGTAAAGATATTTTAAGATTCCATGCAATTTATTGGCCAGCATTTTTAATGAGTTTAGAATTACCTCTTCCAAAACATATTGCTGCTCATGGATGGTGGACAAGAGATGGTGAAAAAATGTCTAAGTCTAAAGGTAATGTTGTTGATCCAAAACAAGTTGCAGATGCTTATGGTTTAGATGCATTTAGATACTTTATGTTAAGAGAAGTACCTTTTGGACAAGATGGAGATTTTTCTCAAAAAGCTTTAATTGATAGAATAAACTCTGATTTAGGAAATGATTTAGGAAACTTACTAAATAGAATTTCTGGTATGAGTGGTAAATATTTTGATTTTAAAGTATCGTCAGTTGATGTAGAAAAATATCATGCAAAAGAGTTAGAAGAAGTAAATGCTATTTTAGAGAATGTTGAAGAACTTATTTTTAATATGCAAATAAATAGATTTTTAGAAGAGTTATGGAAAGTTCTTACTATTGCAAATAAAGCAATTGGTGATTATGAACCTTGGACAAAAATGAAAGAGGGAAAAACTGAAGAAGCAATGGCATTAGTTGCACTTATTACTAATATAATGGCAAGAGTTTCTGTGTTATTACAACCAGTTATGCCAGAAAAAATTGCAAAAATTGCTACTTCTTTAGGAATTGAGATTAATACAGAACTTTATAATAAAATAATAGTAAACAAAGAGTTATTATCTGATACTGTTATTACTAAAGTTGACCAATTATTCCCAAGAGTTGAAGAGCCATTAATAGAGCAAGCTCCAGAAGCTAAAACTGAAAAATCTCAAACAGAAAAAGAGACAAATAAAGAAGAAGAACCTGATAATTTAATCACTATTGATAAATTTTTTGAAACTACTATAAAAGTTGGGACAATTGTAGAAGCACAAGAAGTTCCTAAATCAAAAAAATTACTTAAATTACAAGTTGACTTAGGTGAAGGAAAAAATAGACAAGTTCTTGCAGGAATTAAAGAGTACTATTCTGCTGATGAACTTGTTGGAACTCAAGCTTGTGTTGTAGCAAATCTTAAACCTGCTAAATTAATGGGTATGCTAAGTGAAGGTATGCTTTTAGCAGCTAAAGATGAAAATGGTTTATGTTTAGTTAGACCAGAAAAAACAAAAATTTCAGGGACAAAAATAAGCTAG
- a CDS encoding S24 family peptidase, whose amino-acid sequence MLFVNEIIEKLKDVISADGKSGKVFDKDVATELDLSQANFATMKNRGKIPYQNILDFCAKKKISINWLLYNQNPNSLLDSTDKYWIKYYPDIRVSAGGGAYEDSDNSQNLEVPEYFINMLGGKENLKNIDAINVIGDSMEPSLNSGNIIFLDKTKKDIKREGIFAFTTVHGLFVKRIQQRVDGNLDIISDNKDYPKQVLSNQEINLLGKVVGSFGLVY is encoded by the coding sequence ATGCTTTTTGTTAATGAAATTATTGAAAAATTGAAAGATGTTATTAGCGCAGACGGTAAATCTGGTAAGGTTTTTGATAAAGATGTTGCTACTGAGCTTGATTTATCACAAGCAAATTTTGCAACTATGAAAAATAGAGGAAAAATTCCATATCAAAATATTTTGGATTTTTGTGCAAAAAAGAAGATATCAATAAACTGGTTACTTTACAATCAAAATCCTAACTCATTATTAGATTCAACTGACAAATATTGGATAAAATATTATCCAGATATTAGAGTAAGTGCTGGTGGTGGTGCCTATGAAGATAGTGATAATTCTCAAAATCTAGAAGTTCCAGAATATTTTATAAATATGTTAGGTGGAAAAGAAAATTTAAAAAATATAGATGCAATTAATGTAATTGGAGATTCTATGGAGCCATCATTAAATTCTGGAAATATTATATTTTTAGATAAAACAAAAAAAGATATAAAAAGAGAAGGAATTTTTGCATTTACAACAGTTCATGGTCTTTTTGTAAAAAGAATACAACAAAGAGTTGATGGTAACCTTGATATTATTTCTGATAATAAAGATTATCCAAAACAAGTTTTAAGCAATCAAGAGATTAACTTATTAGGAAAAGTTGTAGGTTCTTTTGGACTTGTATATTAG
- a CDS encoding M16 family metallopeptidase yields MSAQIKHININNVEVPVIFEKQTSLPILNLQLVFQNSGSIQDNKLNGIASFSAKLLNEGTKKLGSTKFASKLESNAISLNATSGFETFVIELSSLKEVNNKAFNYLEDLLKDPNYDKSVVEKIKTIQIGSLKRKQNDYDYVAKNQLKKVLFKDTPLENPSSGTIESISKIKLSNIKDFISNTFNLSNLIIVAGGDVKYSEIESKLKEVLKNLPTGKKRELKSFEITAKPTTKELLKDTQQAYIYFGSKFNANPTNKDNYMAKVASFILGGSGFGSRLMEEIRVKRGLAYSAYGYVSINKSHSYFTGYLQTKLESAKEAKELVSKIVDEFVQKGVTQDELDSAKNFLLGSEPLRTETLAQRLGRAFNLYYKGLEQDYPKKELEKIQNLKLDDLNDYIKSHKEIINLSFSIVRK; encoded by the coding sequence ATGAGTGCACAAATTAAACATATAAATATTAATAATGTTGAAGTGCCTGTTATTTTTGAAAAACAAACAAGTTTACCAATTTTAAATTTACAATTAGTTTTTCAAAATTCAGGTTCAATTCAAGATAATAAACTTAATGGAATTGCCTCCTTTTCGGCAAAATTATTAAATGAAGGTACGAAAAAGCTTGGCTCAACTAAATTTGCTTCAAAATTAGAGAGTAATGCAATTTCACTAAATGCAACTTCTGGTTTTGAGACTTTTGTTATTGAACTTTCTTCTTTAAAAGAAGTTAACAATAAAGCTTTTAATTATTTAGAAGATTTATTAAAAGATCCAAACTATGATAAAAGTGTAGTTGAAAAGATAAAAACAATTCAAATTGGTTCTTTAAAAAGAAAACAAAATGATTATGATTATGTTGCTAAAAATCAATTAAAAAAAGTTTTATTTAAAGATACACCATTGGAAAACCCTTCAAGTGGTACAATTGAGTCTATTTCTAAAATAAAACTATCAAATATAAAAGATTTTATATCAAATACATTCAATCTATCAAATTTGATTATTGTTGCAGGTGGTGATGTAAAATATTCTGAAATTGAATCAAAACTAAAAGAAGTTTTAAAAAATTTACCAACTGGTAAGAAAAGAGAACTTAAAAGTTTTGAAATTACAGCAAAACCAACAACAAAAGAGTTATTAAAAGATACTCAACAAGCATATATCTATTTTGGAAGTAAATTTAATGCAAATCCAACAAATAAAGATAATTATATGGCAAAAGTTGCCTCTTTTATTTTAGGTGGTTCTGGATTTGGTTCAAGACTTATGGAAGAGATAAGAGTAAAAAGAGGTTTAGCTTATAGTGCTTATGGATATGTTTCTATCAATAAATCACACTCTTATTTTACAGGTTATTTACAAACAAAATTAGAAAGTGCTAAAGAAGCTAAAGAGTTAGTTTCTAAAATTGTTGATGAGTTTGTTCAAAAAGGTGTAACACAAGATGAATTAGATTCTGCAAAGAATTTCTTACTTGGAAGTGAACCACTAAGAACAGAAACATTAGCACAAAGACTAGGAAGAGCTTTTAATCTTTATTACAAAGGATTAGAGCAAGATTATCCTAAAAAAGAATTAGAAAAAATTCAAAATTTAAAATTAGATGATTTAAATGATTATATTAAATCTCATAAAGAGATTATTAATTTATCATTTTCAATTGTAAGGAAATAA
- a CDS encoding YggT family protein, protein MIDALLSSFFTVVLGIIFLYKWVIIISAILSWVRPDPYNPIVQMLYRLTEPAYALIRRVIPTVFGGMDLAPVILIFILIFLETFLSKLFMGMM, encoded by the coding sequence ATGATAGATGCTTTATTAAGTTCTTTTTTTACAGTAGTATTAGGAATAATTTTTCTTTATAAATGGGTTATCATTATTTCAGCAATTTTGTCATGGGTTAGACCAGATCCATACAATCCAATAGTTCAAATGTTATATAGATTAACAGAACCTGCTTATGCTCTTATTAGAAGAGTAATTCCTACAGTATTTGGAGGAATGGATTTAGCACCAGTTATTCTTATTTTTATTCTAATATTTTTAGAAACATTTCTTAGTAAACTATTTATGGGAATGATGTAA
- the mobB gene encoding molybdopterin-guanine dinucleotide biosynthesis protein B: MKKIFKKHAVAFSGPSNSGKTTLIVKVSNILQDRGYKVCIVKHDPKDKARFDTPGKDSDKFTQTGADVAVVSPNRTTLFKQDTSSIDEIIKMFDEFDYLLVEGLKTLPLPRISIFRNSLDESYFKVTNAIAFDSSINSNDIPNNIDKLDLNNPEQIIDWIEKNSKRV, from the coding sequence ATGAAAAAGATTTTTAAAAAACATGCCGTAGCTTTTTCTGGTCCTTCAAATAGTGGAAAAACTACATTAATAGTAAAAGTATCAAATATTTTGCAAGATAGAGGTTATAAAGTTTGCATAGTAAAACATGACCCTAAAGATAAAGCAAGATTTGACACTCCAGGAAAAGACAGTGATAAATTCACACAAACTGGTGCAGATGTAGCAGTAGTTTCACCTAATAGAACGACGCTATTCAAACAAGATACTTCATCGATTGATGAAATTATTAAAATGTTTGATGAATTTGATTATTTATTAGTTGAAGGATTAAAAACACTACCTCTTCCTAGAATATCTATTTTTAGAAATTCTTTAGATGAATCATATTTTAAAGTTACTAATGCAATAGCTTTTGATAGCTCTATTAATAGTAATGATATCCCAAACAATATAGATAAACTTGATTTAAATAATCCAGAACAGATAATTGACTGGATTGAAAAAAATTCAAAGAGAGTATAA
- a CDS encoding transglycosylase SLT domain-containing protein, with the protein MRGTLFSLILASILYADNSVVNKNSSSSLSNENLKKEFKVTLDWLKDKPKSITKDFYILQYLKEDITSKEALDALSMVKYVNNKIFFEFAKKFKNDETLAVAQCMSASAKELVSTYDDCIKVGLSLYKATTLSQTQLNQTIQLVQDRYSEFAQQLKIISSSIPFTKVISTSVDNFYEIYLNVGNKFRIDYLNYKLPKSTISKVKDDRRFERLIKYSITNPKLDLLSKSFLNIEDKGFSSDTSFYLALNELNNNNFDKALQYLDNAYKKAYSQELKNKVLFWKYQVTFDNNYLEQLSNSNHIDLYALYAKELLNKKLPEIKYDIALQHNEISKFDTSNPFLWLDVLKNSKDLDKQKVDYYKSIFTDEKTKPYLAYILNKYHKYQDNFYLLPYKEYLKEYPINRQALVYSLAKQESKFIPSSISTSYAQGVMQIMPFLSKVIAKRLDEKYDIFKQFDAKTNLKYANYHLNNLEKNITNPLFIAYSYNGGYGYFKSLKKQGLFVKKGFFEPFMSMELISYDETREYGKKVLTNYYIYMNHLGKKNSFKLSSIFENLIE; encoded by the coding sequence ATGAGAGGAACACTTTTTTCATTAATTTTAGCTAGTATATTATATGCTGATAACTCTGTTGTTAATAAAAATAGTAGTTCCTCTTTATCTAATGAGAATTTAAAAAAAGAGTTTAAAGTAACATTAGATTGGTTAAAAGATAAACCAAAATCAATAACAAAAGATTTCTATATTTTACAATATTTAAAAGAGGATATAACTTCAAAAGAGGCTTTAGATGCCTTAAGTATGGTAAAATATGTAAATAATAAGATTTTTTTTGAATTTGCTAAGAAATTTAAAAATGATGAAACTTTAGCTGTTGCTCAATGTATGAGTGCAAGTGCAAAAGAGTTAGTATCTACATATGATGATTGTATAAAAGTAGGATTAAGTCTTTATAAAGCGACTACCCTATCACAAACGCAATTAAATCAGACAATTCAATTAGTTCAAGATAGATATTCAGAATTTGCTCAACAACTAAAAATCATATCTTCTTCTATTCCTTTTACAAAAGTTATTTCAACATCTGTTGATAACTTTTATGAAATTTATCTAAATGTTGGTAATAAATTTAGAATTGATTATTTAAATTATAAGCTTCCTAAAAGTACTATTTCAAAAGTAAAAGATGATAGAAGATTTGAAAGACTTATAAAATACTCAATTACAAATCCTAAATTAGATTTATTAAGTAAATCATTTTTAAATATAGAAGATAAAGGTTTTTCTTCAGATACCTCTTTTTATCTAGCATTAAATGAACTAAATAATAATAATTTTGATAAAGCACTACAATATTTAGATAATGCTTATAAAAAAGCATATTCACAAGAATTAAAAAATAAAGTTTTATTTTGGAAATATCAAGTAACTTTTGATAATAATTATCTTGAACAATTATCTAACTCAAATCACATTGATTTGTATGCATTATATGCAAAAGAGTTATTAAATAAAAAATTGCCTGAAATAAAATATGATATTGCGTTACAACATAATGAAATATCTAAATTTGATACTTCAAATCCTTTTTTATGGCTAGATGTTTTAAAAAATAGTAAAGATTTAGATAAACAGAAAGTTGATTATTATAAATCTATTTTTACTGATGAAAAAACTAAACCTTATTTAGCTTATATTTTAAATAAATATCATAAATATCAAGATAATTTTTATTTATTGCCATATAAAGAGTACTTAAAAGAGTATCCAATAAATAGACAAGCATTAGTTTATTCTCTTGCAAAACAAGAAAGTAAGTTTATACCCTCTTCTATTTCTACTTCTTATGCACAAGGTGTAATGCAAATAATGCCTTTTTTAAGTAAAGTAATAGCAAAAAGATTAGATGAGAAATATGATATTTTTAAACAGTTTGATGCAAAAACAAATTTAAAATATGCAAATTATCATTTAAATAATTTAGAAAAGAATATTACAAATCCACTTTTTATTGCATACTCGTATAACGGTGGATATGGATATTTTAAATCATTAAAGAAACAAGGTTTATTTGTAAAAAAAGGTTTTTTTGAGCCATTTATGAGTATGGAGTTGATTTCTTATGATGAGACAAGAGAATATGGGAAAAAAGTTTTAACAAACTATTACATATATATGAATCATTTAGGTAAGAAGAATAGTTTTAAACTATCTTCTATTTTTGAAAACCTAATTGAATAG
- a CDS encoding class 1 fructose-bisphosphatase: MTEIFDAIKKSAIEIKNLIETGDTGKSTHENSTGDTQLKLDIASDEIIEDIFKDVPSIKAIVSEEQEAIVPLHEDGKYLIAYDPLDGSSLADVNLSVGSIFGIYENEFNGKNIVASVYVVYGPRVELVIATTDVKMYRLINNEFKFMQDIKLNEKGKLNAPGSTQNCWAPYHKQLIDDIFQDGYRLRYSGGMVPDLHQILLKGGGLFSYPGTTDRPKGKLRQLFEVFPFAFVYEKANGQAIDGFDRVLDVETTHIHDTSPCFFGSNEEINRVKKVYKENARK; encoded by the coding sequence ATGACAGAAATTTTTGATGCAATAAAAAAATCTGCAATTGAAATAAAAAATTTAATAGAAACAGGCGATACTGGTAAAAGTACACATGAAAACTCTACAGGAGATACTCAATTAAAACTTGACATTGCAAGTGATGAAATAATTGAAGATATTTTCAAAGATGTACCTTCAATCAAAGCTATTGTAAGTGAAGAACAAGAAGCAATAGTACCTTTACACGAAGATGGTAAATATTTAATAGCATATGATCCTTTAGATGGTTCATCATTAGCTGATGTTAATTTATCAGTTGGTTCAATTTTTGGAATATATGAGAATGAGTTTAATGGTAAAAATATTGTAGCTTCGGTTTATGTAGTTTATGGACCAAGAGTAGAATTAGTAATTGCTACTACTGATGTTAAAATGTATAGATTAATAAATAATGAATTTAAATTTATGCAAGATATCAAATTAAATGAAAAAGGTAAGCTAAATGCTCCAGGTTCAACTCAAAATTGTTGGGCACCTTATCACAAACAATTAATTGATGATATTTTTCAAGATGGTTATAGATTAAGATATTCAGGTGGAATGGTTCCTGATTTACACCAAATATTATTAAAAGGTGGAGGACTTTTCTCTTACCCTGGAACTACTGATAGACCAAAAGGTAAATTAAGACAATTATTTGAAGTATTTCCATTTGCATTTGTATATGAAAAAGCTAATGGACAAGCAATTGATGGTTTTGATAGAGTACTAGACGTAGAAACTACTCATATTCATGATACAAGCCCTTGTTTTTTTGGGTCAAATGAAGAGATAAATAGAGTTAAAAAAGTTTATAAAGAAAATGCAAGAAAATAA
- a CDS encoding peptidoglycan synthetase, with amino-acid sequence MKVSSIIDITDGEVLNSPSISFIYNIKQCASKVKEGDLFVAKNPNDIQLAINNGAFAILVDSYITVTDFEIAWIKVDNLDEAIIKLIRFRLSSYDLKVFSCDEITFNYIKYLKPLNKTDLKLIESIDDALKVLDDIEINNILIFKNAPFMNKLYPQNSTIEFADTKKLKNIIQHTIFETSFTYNDLFFQKVRVPKIYIDKFLTAFDFLDCELDFSKLKNCELLRPIFVDRFINQVEFGKSNKFLILQNNLSLIENEILYLKENFKYGKIIFLCKKEINNFYAKQNIIEKEEDIKEFLKSNNFNAAYLIGYKYEKLNELLDSEDMQTTLLF; translated from the coding sequence GTGAAAGTATCATCAATTATTGATATAACAGATGGAGAAGTTTTAAACTCTCCATCAATCTCTTTTATTTATAATATAAAACAATGTGCATCCAAAGTTAAAGAAGGTGATTTATTTGTTGCAAAAAATCCAAATGATATTCAACTTGCAATAAATAATGGTGCATTTGCAATCCTTGTTGATTCTTATATAACTGTTACTGATTTTGAAATTGCATGGATAAAAGTTGATAATTTAGATGAAGCAATAATAAAATTAATTAGATTTAGATTATCAAGTTATGATTTAAAAGTTTTTTCTTGTGATGAAATTACTTTTAATTATATAAAATATTTAAAACCTCTAAATAAAACTGATTTAAAATTAATTGAAAGTATTGATGATGCACTTAAAGTTTTAGATGATATTGAAATAAATAATATTTTAATATTTAAAAATGCACCTTTTATGAATAAACTTTATCCTCAAAACTCTACAATAGAATTTGCAGATACAAAAAAATTAAAAAATATAATTCAACATACAATTTTTGAAACATCTTTTACTTATAATGACCTATTTTTTCAAAAAGTAAGAGTTCCTAAAATATATATAGATAAATTTTTAACTGCATTTGATTTTCTTGATTGTGAGTTGGATTTTTCAAAATTAAAAAATTGTGAATTACTACGACCTATTTTTGTAGATAGATTTATAAATCAAGTTGAATTTGGTAAAAGTAACAAATTTTTAATCTTACAAAATAATTTATCATTAATTGAAAATGAGATTTTATATCTTAAAGAAAATTTTAAATACGGTAAAATAATATTTTTATGCAAAAAAGAGATAAATAATTTTTATGCAAAACAAAATATTATAGAAAAAGAAGAAGATATAAAAGAGTTTCTAAAATCTAACAATTTCAATGCTGCATATTTAATTGGATATAAATATGAAAAACTAAATGAATTGCTAGATTCAGAAGATATGCAAACTACCCTACTTTTCTAA
- a CDS encoding OadG family protein, which translates to MIIEALKFMVLGMGVVFSFLIIMIFVLKGQAALISKYFPAKEKQPPSKPQATQATATSDSAKVAAIIAAVQHHKNLKG; encoded by the coding sequence ATGATAATAGAAGCATTGAAATTTATGGTATTAGGAATGGGAGTTGTATTCTCATTTTTAATTATTATGATTTTCGTGTTAAAGGGTCAAGCGGCCTTAATAAGTAAATATTTTCCTGCAAAGGAAAAACAGCCCCCTAGTAAACCGCAGGCAACTCAAGCAACTGCTACTTCAGATTCTGCTAAAGTAGCTGCTATAATAGCTGCAGTTCAACATCACAAAAATCTCAAAGGTTAA
- the gltX gene encoding glutamate--tRNA ligase, which translates to MLRIAPSLTGDMQINDLRVALFNFIMSKKLDEELLIRIEDLDKENFIEGKDKEILELLNLFSIDYTRVLYQSSNFKYYQKLAMQLMGQKKAFACFCSDEKLEELKQDAIKNNKPVVYDGFCEKLSDEAVLEVNAPFTVRIKRPNDNIKFDDLIKGTLDYSSDDVDSFVILTHDKNPTSNYACAIDDMLYDISFVIDTEDKISNTPKQIHIRNSLGYSKKIDYLHLPKIEVQDEISIKSLIEEGFLPAAIANYLVLLGNKTPKDIFTLEEAIEWFDTKNISKSSVVFDIEKLKMINKQHLESIDELRLSKLLGFADTDIGKLGKLFLETCSTLKQIKERIDLIFSKKERIDEFQEETTKIIDCLKKAPFINDYAEFEEYISNVTNLKGEALLKPLYYVFTGTNNGPKLNDIYPLVKNYIGEIIK; encoded by the coding sequence TTGTTAAGAATTGCCCCAAGTTTAACTGGAGACATGCAAATAAATGACTTAAGAGTTGCTCTATTTAATTTTATTATGTCAAAAAAATTAGATGAAGAACTTTTAATTAGAATAGAAGATTTAGATAAAGAGAATTTTATTGAAGGAAAAGACAAGGAGATTTTAGAACTTTTAAATCTTTTTTCAATAGATTATACAAGAGTATTATATCAAAGTAGTAATTTCAAATATTATCAAAAACTTGCAATGCAGTTAATGGGACAAAAAAAAGCTTTTGCTTGTTTTTGTAGTGATGAAAAACTAGAAGAATTAAAACAAGATGCAATAAAAAACAATAAACCTGTTGTTTATGATGGTTTTTGTGAAAAGTTATCTGATGAAGCAGTATTAGAAGTTAATGCTCCTTTTACTGTTAGAATAAAAAGACCAAATGATAATATTAAATTTGATGATTTAATAAAAGGAACATTAGATTACTCTTCTGATGATGTAGACTCATTTGTTATTTTAACTCATGATAAGAATCCTACTTCTAATTATGCTTGTGCAATTGATGATATGTTATATGATATTTCATTTGTTATAGATACAGAAGATAAAATTTCAAACACTCCTAAACAGATTCATATTAGAAACTCTTTAGGTTATAGTAAAAAAATAGATTATCTTCATTTACCAAAAATAGAGGTACAAGATGAGATTTCTATAAAAAGTCTTATTGAAGAAGGTTTCTTACCTGCAGCAATTGCAAATTACTTAGTATTATTAGGTAATAAAACACCAAAAGATATTTTTACTTTAGAAGAAGCAATAGAGTGGTTTGATACTAAAAATATTTCAAAAAGTAGTGTTGTATTTGATATTGAAAAGTTAAAAATGATAAATAAACAGCATTTAGAATCAATTGATGAATTAAGACTTTCTAAATTATTAGGATTTGCAGATACAGATATTGGTAAATTGGGAAAACTATTTTTAGAAACTTGTAGTACATTAAAACAAATAAAAGAGAGAATTGATTTAATTTTTTCTAAAAAAGAGAGAATTGATGAATTTCAAGAAGAAACTACAAAAATTATAGATTGTCTTAAAAAAGCACCTTTTATTAATGATTATGCTGAATTTGAAGAATATATCTCAAATGTAACAAATCTTAAAGGTGAAGCATTATTAAAACCTTTATACTATGTTTTTACAGGTACTAATAATGGTCCTAAGTTAAATGATATTTATCCATTAGTTAAAAATTATATAGGAGAGATAATAAAATGA